TTCGGCATCTCCTAGACGAGTCGCAGTATCATACGCTGAAATTCCGTGTCAACGGATCCTGCCCCTCAGACCCATCGAACCAGGATGCGGCCACTGTTGACGTGCGTATTTTCGCACAGGCTCGCTGCGATACCGCGCTTTCCCAGGCCAAATTCTTCCGGCCATCTACCGACACGATCATGCAGAGTTACCCTGGGGCGACCTTCGCGGTAGATGCACGTCAAGCTGCACCAAAGCCATATTACGAATACTTTGTCTCTATCTTCCCCCAGGGCCAGATCCGCCATATCTGTCATCTTCCCTTCAAGGGAAGAAGTGTAAACATCGATCCTCCGCAGGATACCGTTCCATTCCAGTATGACCAGCCCTCGTACGAAACTAAGAGCCCTTATAACCTTGATGTGTTTGGCCCCACCACCCGAGCGCCGTTGGGTTACGTTGTCCATGCTCGCTCGGGTGATAAAGGGTCTGACTGCAATGTTGGCTTTTTTGTCCGACACCAGGATGAATGGGACTGGCTACGGTCGCTGCTTACCGTCGAAAAAGTGCGAAAATTGCTGGGCCGGGATGATTGGGGACAAGCCATCTTTCGCTTCGAGCTGCCGCATCTCTGGGGTAAGTCAACTGATGGTTGATCTCATTCTGTGAGGAATGCTAATTGTAATATAGCTGTGCACTTCCTTCTCAAGGACCACCTGGATCGTGGAGTGTCCTCGAGCTCTACCTATGATGTGTTAGGGAAGAATTTGGCCGAATACCTGCGCTGTAAATGGGTGGATATTCCAGATAAGTTCCTCACTCGAGGCAGGATTTAGATAGCTTAGATAGCGTCAACGTAGCCTTTGTCTGTTGAAATGTATTATGTTTTCTATGAGACCTCAGAgttaagtttataaaatgTACTTAATGTCTATAGGGTATTGACTGCTCGATAATCAATGCCTAAAGTCATATAAACCTCAGTCTAGAGGCTACAGAAATTAGAAAAGCCCTATGAAGAAATAAAAAGGGTAAGCCTTGTAGGTACGAGCTCGCATCAGGTGTATTATCCTGTGATTCTAGATCCATGTTATCTAGGGGAACTACTGGAGGACCGGACGCCGTACGGCATGGCTTACTGTCTTTCCTAACCAAGGCACAGGTTCATTCAATTTCTATACGTTTTCCACCTGGTTGCTGCGACCTTCCGTCTTCATCTCGATGTCAACTGACGATCGTGACGTTGCATACGGCTCACTATGTGGAGCTCCATCTTTGACGAAGATGTAGTCGATTTCTTCCAGAGACTTTCCAGTTGTCTGATTCAGGTATTAGCACAGGACGGCATGATCGGAGTAAACCGAAATAATAAAGACCTTACCTCTGGCAAGAAGAAGTACACAAATGGGATGCTCAAAGTCATCATAATGCagaataatagatagatCTTCCAGCCCgtgttggcaatggcagcaggAGTCATGATTGCGATAACCTAGGAGGTAGTCAAGTGTTAGCACGGCTCCCCTCTCGTTGAGTATTTTAAGCAGAGACTGGATTTTCTTACAAAGGTCCAGAGCCACTCCGAGAAACATCCTACGGCGGCCCCGACATGGCGAAGATTTAGAGGTGTGATCTCTGGGGCATAGAGCCAAGGGACACTGTTCCACGACATGCCGAACGAGAACTCATAAATGATTAACATGGCAAGTGCAAGACGAGAGGAGGCTGGGGTTGCGAGTGCTATGCCGACTGTGAATAGCACCATCGAGATGCAGAGTATTGTTGACCCGTACATGAGTACTTTGCGGCGACCCAATCTATCCAGCAAGAACATGGGTGGGAACGTCCCAGCCCAGAAAGCAATCTGAATAAACCCGGCGACGAGGCTGCTCATTTCGTGGCTTAGGCCGACATTTGTTTCAAGAACAATGGTGACTGTATATAGTATCAGCACTATCCTAGGCTACCGGGGTCTGATTCATACCGTAGAATGCAATGACATTAATTCCAGTAAACTGCTGAAAcagttggatgaggaagcaaagcagcAGACGCCGGCCGTTTTTCATATCCGTCTTGTCGAGGAAGATGCTACGGAGACTGAGCTTGGAGTCACTTTCCTCGAGAGAAACGGCTTGCTGCATCTCCGCAACGATGGTAGAGACTTCACCGTCACGTTCAGGCTTGTCCATTATGCGACAAAGAGCCTCAATAGCCTCCTGCCGTTTGCCTT
This is a stretch of genomic DNA from Aspergillus puulaauensis MK2 DNA, chromosome 8, nearly complete sequence. It encodes these proteins:
- a CDS encoding uncharacterized protein (COG:G;~EggNog:ENOG410Q96N;~InterPro:IPR020846,IPR005828,IPR036259,IPR003663;~PFAM:PF00083;~TransMembrane:7 (o6-27i98-122o134-156i165-188o194-217i229-254o260-279i);~go_component: GO:0016020 - membrane [Evidence IEA];~go_component: GO:0016021 - integral component of membrane [Evidence IEA];~go_function: GO:0022857 - transmembrane transporter activity [Evidence IEA];~go_process: GO:0055085 - transmembrane transport [Evidence IEA]); the protein is MGEVVWRFPLAFQDVFALATIAMMPLVPESPRWLYSQGKRQEAIEALCRIMDKPERDGEVSTIVAEMQQAVSLEESDSKLSLRSIFLDKTDMKNGRRLLLCFLIQLFQQFTGINVIAFYVTIVLETNVGLSHEMSSLVAGFIQIAFWAGTFPPMFLLDRLGRRKVLMYGSTILCISMVLFTVGIALATPASSRLALAMLIIYEFSFGMSWNSVPWLYAPEITPLNLRHVGAAVGCFSEWLWTFVIAIMTPAAIANTGWKIYLLFCIMMTLSIPFVYFFLPETTGKSLEEIDYIFVKDGAPHSEPYATSRSSVDIEMKTEGRSNQVENV